A genome region from Sander vitreus isolate 19-12246 chromosome 21, sanVit1, whole genome shotgun sequence includes the following:
- the brsk1a gene encoding serine/threonine-protein kinase BRSK2 isoform X2 yields MSKELSLSQSAQYVGPYRLEKTLGKGQTGLVKLGVHCITGQKVAIKIVNREKLSESVLMKVEREIAILKLIEHPHVLKLHDVYENNKYLYLVLEHVSGGELFDYLVKKGRLTPKEARKFFRQIISALDFCHSHSICHRDLKPENLLLDEKNNIRIADFGMASLQVGDSLLETSCGSPHYACPEVIRGEKYDGRRADVWSCGVILFALLVGALPFDHDNLRQLLEKVKSGVFHMPHFIPPDCQSLLKGMIEVNPEIRLTLEAIQKHAWYLGGRNEPCPEQPPPRRVCVRRILSLTELDPDVLDSMHSLGCFRDRGKLTRDLQCEEENQEKMIYYLLLDRKERYPSYEDEDLPPRNDVADPPRKRVDSPMLTRHGRCRPERKSLEVLSVTEQGSPTPPRRALDTAAHSQRSRSVSGASTGLSSSPLSSPRVTPQGSPLPTPLGTPVHHPHHPSSTPPSSSSSSSSSRAEGGGGVGSLSLTPPSSPGGGSGMAASSSAHWRTRLNSFKNNLLGSPRFHRRKLQVPTSEDMSSLTPESSPELAKKSWFGNFIGLEKEEQIFVVIRDKPLSSVKADIVHAFLSIPSLSHSVLSQTSFRAEYKSSGGPSVFQKPVKFQVDIAFSEGERERDRERTEREGRRETGIYSVTFTLISGPSRRFRRVVETIQAQLLSSHDQPMVQALSVTFLFSSPDPFPDEKNGRPHGTPTRQNSRRSEGGGDRCEWGDRADGGGIGGSGGVLQRRGSAKERTRLLSSNGTQSQP; encoded by the exons GTTGAGAGGGAGATTGCCATTCTGAAACTGATTGAGCATCCGCATGTGTTGAAGCTGCATGATGTTTACGAGAATAACAAATACCT GTACCTGGTGTTGGAGCATGTGTCAGGAGGAGAGTTGTTTGACTACCTGGTGAAGAAGGGCCGACTGACTCCGAAAGAGGCCAGGAAGTTCTTCAGGCAGATCATCTCTGCTTTGGATTTCTGCCACAGTCATTCCATCTG TCACAGAGACCTGAAGCCTGAGAACTTGCTTCTGGATGAAAAGAACAACATCCGCATCGCTGACTTTGGCATGGCCTCCCTACAGGTGGGGGACAGTCTGTTAGAGACCAGCTGTGG ATCACCACATTATGCTTGCCCTGAAGTTATACGG GGAGAGAAATATGATGGGCGGAGAGCAGATGTGTGGAGCTGTGGGGTCATCCTTTTTGCTCTACTGGTG GGCGCCCTGCCCTTTGACCATGACAATTTACGCCAGCTCCTGGAGAAGGTGAAGAGCGGGGTGTTCCACATGCCCCACTTCATCCCTCCGGACTGCCAGTCTCTGCTCAAGGGCATGATTGAGGTCAACCCTGAAATAAGGCTCACG CTCGAGGCCATCCAGAAACATGCCTGGTATCT GGGTGGTCGTAATGAGCCGTGTCCTGAGCAGCCTCCTCCCAGGCGAGTGTGTGTGAGGCGAATCCTGTCCCTGACTGAGCTAGACCCAGATGTGTTGGACAGCATGCACTCGCTGGGTTGTTTCCGAGACCGAGGCAAGCTCACACGGGATTTGCAATGTGAAGA aGAAAACCAAGAGAAGATGATCTATTACCTGCTGCTGGACAGGAAAGAGCGCTACCCCAGCTATGAGGATGAGGATTTGCCACCGCGCAATGATGTAG CAGACCCTCCTCGAAAGCGTGTTGACTCTCCAATGCTGACGCGCCACGGCCGCTGTCGCCCCGAGAGGAAAAGCCTGGAGGTACTGAGTGTTACTGAACAGGGGTCTCCTACCCCACCTCGCAGGGCCCTGGACACAGCTGCACACAGCCAGAG GTCTCGCTCAGTCAGTGGAGCATCAACCGGTCTCTCCTCCAGCCCTCTCAGCAGTCCCAGG GTCACTCCCCAAGGCTCTCCGTTGCCCACACCCTTGGGCACCCCTGTCCACCACCCTCACCACCCCTCCTCTACCccgccctcctcttcctcgtcctcgtcctcctcacgggcggagggagggggaggggtgggCTCGCTGTCGCTGACCCCGCCCTCCAGcccaggagggggaagcggaatGGCAGCCAGCAGCTCTGCCCACTGGAGGACTCGCCTCAATTCTTTCAAGAACAACCTGCTGGGCTCACCCCGTTTCCATCGCCGTAAACTGCAAG TTCCTACATCAGAAGACATGTCCAGTCTAACACCAGAGTCCAGCCCTGA GCTGGCTAAGAAGTCGTGGTTTGGGAACTTCATCGGCTTGGAGAAGGAGGAGCAGATCTTTGTGGTGATCAGAGACAAACCTCTGAGTTCTGTCAAAGCCGACATTGTCCACGCCTTCCTGTCT ATCCCGTCACTCAGTCACAGCGTTCTCTCCCAGACCAGCTTTCGAGCCGAGTACAAGTCCTCCGGCGGCCCCTCCGTCTTCCAGAAGCCCGTCAAGTTCCAGGTGGACATTGCTTTCTCCGAAGGCGAGAGGGAGCGAGACAGGGAGAGGACCGAGAGGGAGGGCAGGAGGGAGACGGGAATCTACAGCGTGACGTTCACCCTCATTTCAG GTCCGAGTCGCAGGTTCAGACGAGTGGTGGAAACAATTCAAGCCCAGCTTCTCAGCTCCCATGATCAACCCATGGTGCAAGCCCTATCTG TCACTTTCCTGTTCTCCTCTCCTGATCCCTTCCCAGATGAGAAGAATGGCCGGCCCCATGGGACCCCCACCCGCCAAAACTCGAGGCGCTCCGAGGGTGGGGGCGACAGGTGTGAGTGGGGCGACCGAGCAGATGGCGGAGGCATAGGCGGCAGCGGGGGAGTTCTGCAACGCAGAGGCTCGGCAAAGGAGAGAACCCGACTGCTGTCCTCCAACGGAACCCAATCCCAACCGTAG
- the brsk1a gene encoding serine/threonine-protein kinase BRSK2 isoform X1, with amino-acid sequence MSKELSLSQSAQYVGPYRLEKTLGKGQTGLVKLGVHCITGQKVAIKIVNREKLSESVLMKVEREIAILKLIEHPHVLKLHDVYENNKYLYLVLEHVSGGELFDYLVKKGRLTPKEARKFFRQIISALDFCHSHSICHRDLKPENLLLDEKNNIRIADFGMASLQVGDSLLETSCGSPHYACPEVIRGEKYDGRRADVWSCGVILFALLVGALPFDHDNLRQLLEKVKSGVFHMPHFIPPDCQSLLKGMIEVNPEIRLTLEAIQKHAWYLGGRNEPCPEQPPPRRVCVRRILSLTELDPDVLDSMHSLGCFRDRGKLTRDLQCEEENQEKMIYYLLLDRKERYPSYEDEDLPPRNDVADPPRKRVDSPMLTRHGRCRPERKSLEVLSVTEQGSPTPPRRALDTAAHSQRSRSVSGASTGLSSSPLSSPRSYQSPVFTFSQSDVTSATATPLTKEPKQGNATTPRSARAHDKLKAPSNPKTQTLPTKGPADRPHLQPIKSLPLHNPSSRSPSPSSLLSPIPRFFFPSSSVLKSVTKSFYPNSAHSVPQVTPQGSPLPTPLGTPVHHPHHPSSTPPSSSSSSSSSRAEGGGGVGSLSLTPPSSPGGGSGMAASSSAHWRTRLNSFKNNLLGSPRFHRRKLQVPTSEDMSSLTPESSPELAKKSWFGNFIGLEKEEQIFVVIRDKPLSSVKADIVHAFLSIPSLSHSVLSQTSFRAEYKSSGGPSVFQKPVKFQVDIAFSEGERERDRERTEREGRRETGIYSVTFTLISGPSRRFRRVVETIQAQLLSSHDQPMVQALSDEKNGRPHGTPTRQNSRRSEGGGDRCEWGDRADGGGIGGSGGVLQRRGSAKERTRLLSSNGTQSQP; translated from the exons GTTGAGAGGGAGATTGCCATTCTGAAACTGATTGAGCATCCGCATGTGTTGAAGCTGCATGATGTTTACGAGAATAACAAATACCT GTACCTGGTGTTGGAGCATGTGTCAGGAGGAGAGTTGTTTGACTACCTGGTGAAGAAGGGCCGACTGACTCCGAAAGAGGCCAGGAAGTTCTTCAGGCAGATCATCTCTGCTTTGGATTTCTGCCACAGTCATTCCATCTG TCACAGAGACCTGAAGCCTGAGAACTTGCTTCTGGATGAAAAGAACAACATCCGCATCGCTGACTTTGGCATGGCCTCCCTACAGGTGGGGGACAGTCTGTTAGAGACCAGCTGTGG ATCACCACATTATGCTTGCCCTGAAGTTATACGG GGAGAGAAATATGATGGGCGGAGAGCAGATGTGTGGAGCTGTGGGGTCATCCTTTTTGCTCTACTGGTG GGCGCCCTGCCCTTTGACCATGACAATTTACGCCAGCTCCTGGAGAAGGTGAAGAGCGGGGTGTTCCACATGCCCCACTTCATCCCTCCGGACTGCCAGTCTCTGCTCAAGGGCATGATTGAGGTCAACCCTGAAATAAGGCTCACG CTCGAGGCCATCCAGAAACATGCCTGGTATCT GGGTGGTCGTAATGAGCCGTGTCCTGAGCAGCCTCCTCCCAGGCGAGTGTGTGTGAGGCGAATCCTGTCCCTGACTGAGCTAGACCCAGATGTGTTGGACAGCATGCACTCGCTGGGTTGTTTCCGAGACCGAGGCAAGCTCACACGGGATTTGCAATGTGAAGA aGAAAACCAAGAGAAGATGATCTATTACCTGCTGCTGGACAGGAAAGAGCGCTACCCCAGCTATGAGGATGAGGATTTGCCACCGCGCAATGATGTAG CAGACCCTCCTCGAAAGCGTGTTGACTCTCCAATGCTGACGCGCCACGGCCGCTGTCGCCCCGAGAGGAAAAGCCTGGAGGTACTGAGTGTTACTGAACAGGGGTCTCCTACCCCACCTCGCAGGGCCCTGGACACAGCTGCACACAGCCAGAG GTCTCGCTCAGTCAGTGGAGCATCAACCGGTCTCTCCTCCAGCCCTCTCAGCAGTCCCAGG TCCTATCAAAGCCCCGTCTTCActttcagccaatcagatgtcACCTCTGCCACCGCAACCCCCCTCACAAAGGAGCCCAAACAGGGAAACGCCACTACTCCTCGCTCAGCTCGGGCTCATGACAAGCTCAAAGCTCCCTCCAACCCAAAGACCCAGACCCTGCCCACCAAAGGACCGGCCGACCGACCCCATCTGCAGCCCATCAAGTCCTTGCCTCTGCACAACCCATCCTCCCGCTCACCCTCCCCTTCTTCGCTCCTGTCACCCATCCCTCGTTTTTTCTTCCCGTCGTCCTCTGTCCTAAAGTCAGTGACTAAGAGCTTCTACCCAAACTCTGCCCACTCTGTGCCGCAGGTCACTCCCCAAGGCTCTCCGTTGCCCACACCCTTGGGCACCCCTGTCCACCACCCTCACCACCCCTCCTCTACCccgccctcctcttcctcgtcctcgtcctcctcacgggcggagggagggggaggggtgggCTCGCTGTCGCTGACCCCGCCCTCCAGcccaggagggggaagcggaatGGCAGCCAGCAGCTCTGCCCACTGGAGGACTCGCCTCAATTCTTTCAAGAACAACCTGCTGGGCTCACCCCGTTTCCATCGCCGTAAACTGCAAG TTCCTACATCAGAAGACATGTCCAGTCTAACACCAGAGTCCAGCCCTGA GCTGGCTAAGAAGTCGTGGTTTGGGAACTTCATCGGCTTGGAGAAGGAGGAGCAGATCTTTGTGGTGATCAGAGACAAACCTCTGAGTTCTGTCAAAGCCGACATTGTCCACGCCTTCCTGTCT ATCCCGTCACTCAGTCACAGCGTTCTCTCCCAGACCAGCTTTCGAGCCGAGTACAAGTCCTCCGGCGGCCCCTCCGTCTTCCAGAAGCCCGTCAAGTTCCAGGTGGACATTGCTTTCTCCGAAGGCGAGAGGGAGCGAGACAGGGAGAGGACCGAGAGGGAGGGCAGGAGGGAGACGGGAATCTACAGCGTGACGTTCACCCTCATTTCAG GTCCGAGTCGCAGGTTCAGACGAGTGGTGGAAACAATTCAAGCCCAGCTTCTCAGCTCCCATGATCAACCCATGGTGCAAGCCCTATCTG ATGAGAAGAATGGCCGGCCCCATGGGACCCCCACCCGCCAAAACTCGAGGCGCTCCGAGGGTGGGGGCGACAGGTGTGAGTGGGGCGACCGAGCAGATGGCGGAGGCATAGGCGGCAGCGGGGGAGTTCTGCAACGCAGAGGCTCGGCAAAGGAGAGAACCCGACTGCTGTCCTCCAACGGAACCCAATCCCAACCGTAG
- the LOC144535837 gene encoding carnitine O-palmitoyltransferase 1, liver isoform isoform X2 has translation MAEAHQAVAFQFTVTREGIDLQLSHQALTEIYLSGVRSWKKRIIGLKNSVITGVYPASPSSWLFVVIAILATMYTRSDPSMGLIAKIQEHLPVSQSMSTQCQTLVSAVLFSTMLWLLLIFTMRMCLKKLLSYHRWMFEKHGKMSNTTKVWVALVRIFSGRKPLLYSYQGSLPNLPVPAIKDTVKRHLESVRPLMDDRQYEHMTKLAAEFESSLGNRLQWYLKLKALWSTNYVSDWWEEYVYLRGRGPIMVNSNYFGMDFMYVTPTPIQAARAGNSLHAFFLYRRKLNKEELKPNRIPGTVIPLCSAQCERLFNTTRIPGEETVIVEVCSSLLFLSI, from the exons ATGGCGGAAGCCCACCAGGCGGTGGCCTTCCAGTTCACGGTCACGCGAGAGGGCATTGATCTGCAGCTGTCCCACCAGGCCCTCACTGAGATCTACCTCTCTGGTGTGCGCTCGTGGAAGAAGCGTATCATCGGACTCAAG AACAGCGTGATAACGGGGGTATATCCTGCCAGTCCTTCCTCCTGGCTTTTTGTGGTCATAGCAATCCTGGCTACTATGTACACACGCTCCGACCCCTCCATGGGACTCATAGCCAAGATACAGGAGCACCTGCCAGTCAG CCAGTCTATGAGCACCCAGTGCCAGACCTTGGTGTCAGCAGTGCTTTTCAGTACCATGCTATGGCTCTTGCTCATCTTCACCATGCGCATGTGCCTCAAGAAGCTGCTCTCCTACCACCGCTGGATGTTCGAGaagcacggcaagatgtccaacACCACCAAAGTCTGGGTG GCTCTGGTGCGGATCTTCTCTGGCAGAAAGCCTCTGCTCTACAGCTACCAGGGTTCGTTGCCAAACCTGCCTGTGCCTGCCATCAAGGACACAGTCAAGAGG CACTTGGAATCAGTGCGTCCGCTGATGGATGATAGACAGTATGAACACATGACCAAGCTGGCGGCAGAGTTTGAGAGCAGCCTCGGTAACCGCCTGCAGTGGTACCTCAAACTCAAAGCTCTCTGGTCCACCAACTAC GTAAGTGACTGGTGGGAGGAATATGTCTATCTACGTGGACGTGGCCCAATAATGGTCAACAGTAACTATTTTGGCATG GACTTCATGTATGTGACGCCCACACCCATCCAAGCGGCCAGGGCAGGCAACAGCCTTCACGCATTCTTCCTATACCGCCGCAAACTCAACAAAGAAGAGCTTAAACCT AACCGTATACCAGGCACTGTCATTCCTCTGTGTTCAGCTCAGTGTGAGAGGCTATTCAACACCACACGCATTCCTGGAGAGGAGACGG TTATTGTTGAGGTCTGCAGTTCCTTGCTGTTCCTATCAATTTGA
- the LOC144535837 gene encoding carnitine O-palmitoyltransferase 1, liver isoform isoform X1, translated as MAEAHQAVAFQFTVTREGIDLQLSHQALTEIYLSGVRSWKKRIIGLKNSVITGVYPASPSSWLFVVIAILATMYTRSDPSMGLIAKIQEHLPVSQSMSTQCQTLVSAVLFSTMLWLLLIFTMRMCLKKLLSYHRWMFEKHGKMSNTTKVWVALVRIFSGRKPLLYSYQGSLPNLPVPAIKDTVKRHLESVRPLMDDRQYEHMTKLAAEFESSLGNRLQWYLKLKALWSTNYVSDWWEEYVYLRGRGPIMVNSNYFGMDFMYVTPTPIQAARAGNSLHAFFLYRRKLNKEELKPNRIPGTVIPLCSAQCERLFNTTRIPGEETDTVQHWQDSDYIAVYHRGRYFRLRVYQAGRLLSPREIEFQIQRILDDPSPPSRGEAKLGALTAGDRIPWAKARVKYFSSGVNKRSLDCIEKASFFVSLDDDEDGVTADDPASLDSYAKSLLHGKCYDRWFDKSFTIIYFKNGKMGINAEHSWADAPVVSHLWQHALSTDCFQLGYNAEGHCKGEVDSSLPRPQKLNWEIPPECEEQISQSLAVAQALASDVDLHVFSFQDFGKGKVKKCRVSPDAFIQMALQLAYYRDQRRFCLTYEASMTRLFREGRTETVRSCSNESSAFIRALEGGEAAHVCRRLFHEAAEKHQHLYRLAMTGAGIDRHLFCLYVMSKYLGVESPFLKEVQSEPWRLSTSQSPMHVEMFDLVNHPEYVSCGGGFGPVADDGYGVSYSVLGENILSFNIACKLSCTDTSAHAFGAQIRKALRDLLQLLIPNQTEFKTEEKRPEAKKDL; from the exons ATGGCGGAAGCCCACCAGGCGGTGGCCTTCCAGTTCACGGTCACGCGAGAGGGCATTGATCTGCAGCTGTCCCACCAGGCCCTCACTGAGATCTACCTCTCTGGTGTGCGCTCGTGGAAGAAGCGTATCATCGGACTCAAG AACAGCGTGATAACGGGGGTATATCCTGCCAGTCCTTCCTCCTGGCTTTTTGTGGTCATAGCAATCCTGGCTACTATGTACACACGCTCCGACCCCTCCATGGGACTCATAGCCAAGATACAGGAGCACCTGCCAGTCAG CCAGTCTATGAGCACCCAGTGCCAGACCTTGGTGTCAGCAGTGCTTTTCAGTACCATGCTATGGCTCTTGCTCATCTTCACCATGCGCATGTGCCTCAAGAAGCTGCTCTCCTACCACCGCTGGATGTTCGAGaagcacggcaagatgtccaacACCACCAAAGTCTGGGTG GCTCTGGTGCGGATCTTCTCTGGCAGAAAGCCTCTGCTCTACAGCTACCAGGGTTCGTTGCCAAACCTGCCTGTGCCTGCCATCAAGGACACAGTCAAGAGG CACTTGGAATCAGTGCGTCCGCTGATGGATGATAGACAGTATGAACACATGACCAAGCTGGCGGCAGAGTTTGAGAGCAGCCTCGGTAACCGCCTGCAGTGGTACCTCAAACTCAAAGCTCTCTGGTCCACCAACTAC GTAAGTGACTGGTGGGAGGAATATGTCTATCTACGTGGACGTGGCCCAATAATGGTCAACAGTAACTATTTTGGCATG GACTTCATGTATGTGACGCCCACACCCATCCAAGCGGCCAGGGCAGGCAACAGCCTTCACGCATTCTTCCTATACCGCCGCAAACTCAACAAAGAAGAGCTTAAACCT AACCGTATACCAGGCACTGTCATTCCTCTGTGTTCAGCTCAGTGTGAGAGGCTATTCAACACCACACGCATTCCTGGAGAGGAGACGG ACACCGTGCAACATTGGCAGGACAGTGACTACATAGCGGTATACCACAGGGGTCGCTACTTTCGTCTTAGGGTGTACCAGGCAGGCAGACTCCTGTCGCCCAGGGAGATTGAATTCCAAATTCAGAGGATCCTTGATGACCCTTCACCTCCTTCCAGAGGAGAGGCCAAACTGGGGGCCCTGACCGCTGGAGACAG AATTCCATGGGCTAAAGCCAGGGTGAAGTATTTCAGCAGTGGGGTCAATAAACGTTCCCTGGACTGCATAGAGAAAGCCTCCTTCTTTGTGTCCCTGGATGATGATGAAGACGGCGTGACAGCAGATGACCCGGCCAGTCTAGATTCCTACGCCAAATCCTTGTTGCATGGGAAATGTTATGACAG GTGGTTTGACAAGTCCTTCACAATCATTTACTTCAAGAATGGAAAAATGGGCATCAATGCAGAGCACTCGTGGGCTGATGCACCGGTGGTATCACACTTATGGCAG CACGCCTTGTCCACTGACTGTTTCCAGCTCGGTTACAATGCAGAGGGTCACTGCAAAGGAGAAGTGGATTCATCACTACCACGACCACAGAAGCTGAACTGGGAAATCCCTCCAGAA TGTGAGGAGCAGATCTCCCAGTCTCTAGCAGTGGCCCAGGCCCTGGCTAGCGATGTGGACTTGCACGTTTTTTCCTTCCAAGACTTTGGCAAAGGAAAGGTCAAGAAGTGTCGAGTCAGTCCAGATGCCTTCATTCAGATGGCTCTTCAGTTGGCCTACTACAGG GACCAGAGGAGATTCTGTTTGACGTACGAAGCCTCCATGACCCGTCTGTTCAGGGAGGGCAGGACCGAGACTGTTCGCTCCTGTAGCAATGAGAGCAGTGCCTTTATCCGGGCGCTGGAGGGTGGAGAG GCAGCACATGTGTGCAGGCGTTTGTTCCACGAAGCGGCAGAAAAGCACCAGCATTTATACCGCTTGGCTATGACTGGAGCTGGCATCGACAGACACCTCTTTTGCCTGTATGTGATGTCCAAATACCTCGGAGTGGAGTCTCCTTTCTTGAAAGAG GTGCAGTCTGAGCCGTGGCGGCTGTCCACCAGTCAGTCTCCAATGCACGTGGAGATGTTTGACCTCGTCAATCACCCAGAGTACGTCAGCTGTGGAGGGGGCTTCGGACCG GTGGCTGATGACGGTTATGGGGTGTCCTACTCCGTTTTGGGAGAGAACATATTAAGCTTCAACATTGCGTGCAAGCTCTCATGTACAGACACT TCAGCCCATGCGTTTGGTGCACAGATCAGAAAAGCCCTGCGCGACCTGCTACAGCTGCTGATCCCCAACCAAACAGAGTTCAAGACAGAGGAGAAGCGGCCAGAGGCCAAGAAAGACCTGTAG
- the LOC144536649 gene encoding troponin T, slow skeletal muscle-like, with protein sequence MEKDLLELQTLIDVHFEQRKKEEEELIGLKDRIESRRAERAEQQRVRAEKERHRQTRIAEERQRKEDEEAKKRAEDEAKKKKVLSNMGAHFGGFLAKAEQRRGKKQTAREIKKTTLAERRKPLAVETLREDDLRERAKEMWEWIYQLESEKFDLTEKTRRQKYEINVLLNRIQNAQKFKKVHGKGKVGGRWK encoded by the exons ATGGAGAAAGATCTTCTGGAGCTGCAGACTCTAATCGATGTCCACTTTgagcagaggaagaaagaggaagaggagctgaTTGGACTCAAAGACAGGATT GAGAGCCGCCGGGCAGAAAGAGCTGAGCAGCAGCGTGTGAGGGCTGAAAAAGAGCgtcacagacagacacggaTTGCG gaggagagacagaggaaagaggACGAAGAGGCGAAGAAGAGGGCCGAAGATGaggcaaagaagaagaaagtgcTTTCCAACATGGGGGCTCACTTTGGAGGATTCCTGGCCAAG GCAGAGCAGAGGCGAGGCAAAAAGCAAACTGCGAGGGAAATCAAGAAGACAACTCTGGCAGAAAGACGCAAGCCACTGGCTGTTGAGACCCTGAGAGAGGACGACCTGAG agagagagCCAAGGAGATGTGGGAATGGATCTACCAGCTTGAGTCTGAGAAATTTGACCTGACTGAGAAGACGAGGAGGCAGAAGTATGAG ATCAACGTCCTCCTGAACAGAATCCAAAATGCTCAGAAATT CAAAAAGGTCCATGGTAAGGGGAAGGTCGGAGGACGCTGGAAGTGA